The sequence below is a genomic window from Gossypium hirsutum isolate 1008001.06 chromosome A11, Gossypium_hirsutum_v2.1, whole genome shotgun sequence.
TAAATGGAACTGTCAAAATAGCAAGGACACTAGACACAATTTTCTTAGTTGCAGAAGCAGGTTTCCCTTCCATACCATCTTGCATGTTACACTGCAGACATATTAAGTAAATCcgattaaaaaatagaaaaatgtataCTGTAACATTGTTCCATATTCATCGAGAAAAAAAGTACACTTGCCCCTACGGTTATCAAAAATGTCAGTGCTGTCAAAATTGGAAAGACGTATAAACTATCTGGAGTAGTGAGATCCGTAAACCAATATGCTCCACCGCATTTAAATGATGGCATTTTCTTAGCCATTGTTGTAATCTGGAGTAAAAACTACATTCAATTAAGACAAAACCCAGTAATCCTTTACAGAAGGATAATACAAAAACATTTGTCTTACAGCTAAGTAAGAGCTGATAAAGATGGAGCACCGAATAAAGAGCCCAATCATTGGTGTAAATGGTGTCGAGCCATATCTGTGAACGATGAAATTGTCTCATAAAAACAGTTAAATAGACATTTAATCGAACAACTATATCAAGTACATGCTTGATCAACCGGAAATTAGATTGGTGTCACAAAATACTAGATTGGAATTACAAACCAGGATTCTTCAGATAGTTAAAGAGAAAGCCAATTAACAAATGCTAGTGGGTCTCAATCATGGAACCAAAGGGTACGCAATTTATTACAAAAAGTACTTTGAACAGGCATATTTGCTAGTCGAAATGGAAAAGTTACTTACTCCTTGAAAagctttttaatttcattttgaacTTCAACCACCGACAGGGAATTCACATCCTACAGAAAAATAGGtagatttgttaaatttttattccTACTatcataaaagaaacaaaaacatccATGGATTCATAACTTGCTCCAACAGTATGCACAAACGTGGATAAAAGAAGAGATTAAGTGGttcaaaaaaaaacatgaacacaGAAGAAACTGGCACCAAACCTTGCTTGCCAACCACTCCCACATTTCCACCAGGCGTGGCTTCATTGCCTGCAGGATTAACACAAATTAAAATAGTTTCTTTTTTGTTAATCAACCTACGAGAAAAAGAGAGCAGTCTGTAAGTTGCAAAACTGAAGTCGCTTACAAGGTGTTGAATATCTAAAAGAAAACATGCATAAGTTCCTCTTCTTCGTCCATGTCGACGTCATAACCGGAAACTAGTCAACAGATAATTGTTGACTTCATGCTTGGCACACTTCAacctttttttaaacaaaaatgtaCATGACAAGCAGAGGCATGTTAAGTATTGGAACTATTAGACAAAAAGGTACTAGAAGAATAAGATGATGACTCTCGGTTCTTTCTTTTCAATGCACTATTAACAACAAGGTTGAAAGAAAAGACTCCACACCATCAAAATTTTCGTAATATCATTACTAGACTAGAATATAAATGGGATTATCAAATTATCCAGTATTTTACAGATTATTGAATTGTGGATACATATTAGCATAAACAAAGGATATgcttaattcttcaaaaattacAAGGAAACATAAAAACAGTGTCTTGCATATAGACATGAGTGCTACACATAAAATTGACAATGGATACAGACGAAAGAGCACACCAGAGAAAAAGGAGAGTGAGGGcagaaaaatgaaacaaaaacaagtaaaaTTACACACGGTCATTTTCGTAGTAGCTTTAAGTTCATTTATCAGAAGCGGAAGAGTTGCTCCTCGAATCAAAAGTGTTGTCACTGCTATCGAGGCCCACCTGAAACAAATAATACACCACCGAGAAGAATAGTACATATTGCATAAGATACGGGTTTGCATCAGGATTTATTTGTCATCGTGCCGCAATTTGCAACAATAAATTGAATTCAACCACATATAAGAAATCAATGATGAATTGTTTTGACTAGAAACTTAAAGATTAACTCTAGTTAAAGTTATATGCATCATGCATGCAAGTTTTAACCAATGTTGCATGAACAGGAATCATTATATTTACACCCTTGATAGTTTATGTTGTGTTTCTGTCAACATTTGAATTATAGCTTATATTTAGATTGAAACATCGGTTTTGAAGCCAGATTCAGATTTATCAATTTTGCATTAGTTTCCTATACAATATTCTTTGCTGAAATCACTACCGTCGGACACACCATCCATTCTTCATACATTTGCACAATTGAGACAATATAGAATAAGAGAAGGCAGCAACTTACCAGTTCAAGCCGGTAAAAGAATGAACAGCATCAATAACATACTGCAAGCTAGCAACAGGTAACCAACAGTCATAAGCAGCAACGGCAACCTCATTCACGGCAGGAGCTTGCGAAGCCACTGCTTCAACAGCAGTATCCTTAAGAACATCCACAACATCACCGATGAGCTCAAACTTATCTGGCTTATCACTACCCGTAGTCGACATATGCCGATAAGAGGACATGCCGGGGCTAGGAAGAAAAGCTTATTGGGAGCATTTTCTATCTTGGAACAGCACACCAAAGCCTGAGGATGAATTATTAAACCCAGTTCCAAAATATCTTTGTTGAACAAAATCACCAGGTTTTTGATGAGATTggtgttaacattaatgggagacaacattaatggcaaacaatacaaagtggtgcaagtttagcaccctaaagttgactttgaaaaagtggcatgggataatttttttttggtccttgagataatgggctatttattgtttggtccttgaacctcaactataaataggccttctcatttctcatttcaatcatcccaaccaatctttctctcatagttttctctcttctcccatttgagaattcttaaggaattctatttgtttgtaatactttggagatagtaaagttatcatctggttttAGTAGCCCGAGgatgtaggtataatttaccgaacctcgttaaaactcttgtgttctttttgtcctatttttctttcaatatttgagggtataatagtagtatttaattgtgctattaaattacgttagaaggaatattctgactaaggaaagacttggtatttaagagatccttgtgatccacctctcttccctgggaattgaactttgtgtgattttttagtacaataatttacacgcttccgaccctattggaactacaagtggtatcaagagccgaaggttaatcgtagtatgctctgtggttgcagtttaaactgatcttccacatcagaaaagatttccttaggtatattgaaagattatggagaaaacggtcggtgtaggagcttcaacatcgtccatgtggacaagaccgacaattgcaaatacaagattggccgtggagatctttgatggcacgggcaattttggtatgtggcaaagtgaggttctagatgccctttttcagcagggtctagacattgccattgatgaagagaaaccagatgatgtacaggagaaagattggaaggcgatcaatcggttggcatgtggcacaattcgatcatgcctttctcgagagcagaggtatgctttttcaaaggagacttctgcaaataagttgtgggtggcacttgaagaaaattttttgaagaaaaacagtcaaaataagctccacttgaagaaaagactatttcgcttcacatacgtcccaagtaccacaatgaatgatcacatcaccaaatttaatcagttagttactgatttgctgaatatggatgagacattcaaagatgaagatttggctttgatgctgttggggtcacttcctgaggagtttgagttcctagaaactactctacttcatggcaggagtgatatatctctgagcgaagtctgtgcggccttatacagttatgaacagagaaagaaggacaaacagaaaaactcaatcagagatacagaagctttagtagtccgaggtcgttcatacactcggaagaaaactcaaaaggggagatcaaagtcaaagtccagactcgggaaagatgaatgtgctttttgtcatgagaaaggccactggaagaaaaattgtccaaagctgaagaataagggaaaagctgctgtagatgcttgtgttgctaagcatgatactagtgactctgaactatcactggttgcatcatcatcgtcgttccattcagataagtggatattggattcaggttgtacctatcatatgtcccctaaacgggagtggttctctgatttagtagaactaaatggaggagttgtttatatgggaaatgacaatgcctgtaaaactgttaggataggttcaatccaattaaagaatcaagatggatcaaccagagttctgactgatgttcggtacgtgcccagtttgaagaaaaatctcatctcattgggagccttggaatccaatggttcagttgttactatgagagatgggattttgaaagtgacatctggcgcacttgtgatattgaagggcatcaggaaaaataacttgtattactaccaaggtagtacagttattggagcagtcgctacagcttccggtaacaaagaattggactcaatacagttgtggcatatgaagttgggacatgccagcgaaaaatccttgcaaattctgggaaagcaaggattgttgaaaggtgcaaaggcttgcaaattaaaattttgcgagcattatgttttgggaaagcaaaagagagtgaaattcggtactgctatccataatacaaaaggtattttggaatatgttcactcagatgtgtgggggccttccaagacaccttcattgggaggaaaacactactttgttacttttgttgatgacttttccagaagagtttgggtgtataccatgagaactaaggatgaagtgcttagagtttttcttaaatggaaaactatgatcgaaaaccagactagcaagaaaatcaagcggcttaggacggacaatggaggggaatataaaagtgatccgttcttcaatgtgtgccaagagtatggtattgttcgacacttcacagttagggatacaccacagcagaatggattggcagagcgtatgaatcgaacattgctggagaaagttcgatgtatgttgtccaatgctgggttgggcaagcaattttgggctgaggctgtgacatacgctggccatcttgttaatcgtttgccatcatctgcattagaaagaaaaactcctatggaggtatggtctggaaaaccggctacagattatgattccttacatgtgtttggaaccactgcatattaccatttgaatgagtcaaagttagatccgagggcaaagaaagctctctttatgggaatcacttctggagtgaagggatttcgtctttggtgcttaagcacaaagaaaatgatctgtagcagagatgttacctttgatgaatctgccacattgaaaaaggtagcagataaagatattcagatgagcaatactccacagcaggtggagtgtactccaaaacaggtagagtttgagcagatggggatttgcccagttaataagtctaattctccagccacaatggaggaattagaggttgaagaggttttgacccaagaaccactaagtacaccagaaccagttgcagttgcaaggccacggagagaaattcgtaaacctgctcgatttactgatatggtggcctacgcccttcccgttgttgatgatattcctatcacttatcaagaagcaatgcaaagcttagaaagtgataaatggaaaagcgccatggatgaggaaatgcagtctctccggaagaacaatacttgggagttggcgcaattaccgaaaggtaaaagggcaatcggatgcaagtgggtattcgcaaagaaagatggatctcctagcaagaaggatattcgctacaaggcaagattggtagctaaaggctacgctcagaaggagggaattgactacaatgatgtattttcccctgttgtgaagcattcctccattagaattttgttggccttggtagcacagttgaatttggagctagctcaacttgatgttaagacggctttcttgcatggtgagttagaagaggagatctatatgactcagccagaaggatacacagatgctggtggtagaaattgggtttgtaagcttaacaaatcgctatatggattgaagcaatccccgaggcagtggtacaagcgatttgatagctttatgagaaggcagaagtacacaagaagcaaatatgacaattgtgtatatttgcagaagctgcatgacggatctttcatttatctactcttgtatgttgatgatatgttaatcgcttcgaagagccaaaatgagatagataagctgaaggctcagttgaatcaagagttcgagatgaaagatctaggtgaggccaagaagattctcggcatggagataagtagagatagaccgagaggcaagctctgtttaaatcagaagcaatatctgaaaaaggtattacaatgttttggtgtaaatgaaaacacaaaacatgtaagtaccgcacttgcttctcatttgaaacttagtgctcaattatctccgaagactgaagatgaaagagaatatatggtgaaagtcccatatgctaatgcagttgggagtttgatgtatgcgatggtgtgtacgaggcctgacatttcacaagctgttggagttgtgagcaggtatatgcatgatcctggaaaaggacattggcaagctgtgaaatggattctacggtatcttcgaaaaaccgtagatgttggtttaatttttgaacaggatgaagcacttggtcagtttgtagttggatatgttgattctgactttgctggtgatttagataaacgtcgttcaactacggggtatctgtttactcttgcgaaagccccagtaagttggaagtctaccttacagtctacagtagctgtgtctactacagaggcagaatatatggcagttacagaagctgttaaggaggctatttggcttaatggattgttgaaatacttaggagttgttcaaagtcacataagtttatattgtgacagtcagagcgctattcatttagcgaaaaatcaagtctatcattcaagaaccaagcatatcgacgtaagatatcactttgtgcgggaagtctttgaaaaaggaaaaattctacttcagaagattccgacagcagataatcccgcagatatgatgaccaaggtggtaacaacaatcaagtttagtcattgtttgaacttgattaacatcctgagaatttgagcaccttcaggtgtatggcgctcgaaagtgcatttgtaggcaccacaaaagataactttatcgaatttggggagttgaaggaagtgtgtgaagatgtgattatcctaatcaaatcttcaaggtggagattgttaacattaatgggagacaacattaatggcaaacaatacaaagtggtgcaagtttagcaccctaaagttgactttgaaaaagtggcatgggataattttttttggtccttgagataatgggctatttattgtttggtccttgaacctcaactataaataggccttctcatttctcatttcaatcatcccaaccaatctttctctcatagttttctctcttctcccatttgagaattcttaaggaattctatttgtttgtaatactttggagatagtaaagttatcatctggttttAGTAGCCCGAGgatgtaggtataatttaccgaacctcgttaaaactcttgtgttctttttgtcctatttttctttcaatatttgagggtataatagtagtatttaattgtgctattaaattacgttagaaggaatattctgactaaggaaagacttggtatttaagagatccttgtgatccacctctcttccctgggaattgaactttgtgtgattttttagtacaataatttacacgcttccgaccctattggaactacAATTGGAACTCATTCGAAGGTTGATTTTTACGGTCATCTTCATGGAGAACGTAAGCAAACGATGGTTGATATCGTCTAGCCATTATGGTTACTCTATTGCAAAGACCACGCCTAAACGCCATTGATTCGAATAACTAAAAATCCCTCCAACGAAATGAGAATAAAgtcaaaatgatcaaaattaaaacataagAAAAGCAAGATAAACGCATCGAGATTCAGTTATTTACCGATTAACACAAACAATCACTTAGAAGTGGCAATAGAGTAAGATTTATGAAGCAAAATCTGGGAATTTCAAACAGagtgaaaaatattaaatgaaagtAAGAATCAAATGGTCACCATGTTAAATCTTGTGTTGAGAATAGAAAAGGTTTCCTCAGGTGCTTAAACGAAGAAGCCGCTCATCGAACAGAACAAGGTTTAATTCCCAGGCTTTTTGTTCTTCCTCCCGCGTACCTTTTGGGTGGTATGTCCCTCCTTTCCCTGTATAAAGATTGGGCCACCATTGACGATCGTAAAGCCTAATGGATTTGTTTTCTTACAAAGGAACTTTGCCCAATAGATAATGGGAAATCTGCCGGCCTTTTAACATCTTTGGAATTGTTGTTGTAGAACCAACATTTCAACCCATTTTAACCGTACTTTATTTTAGGTTAAAATCTGCCATAAGTCCTTGAACTGtttacaaatttagaatttagcctttatatttttatttcaaaaaaattagcctctattttttcaaatttcaaaattcagatcTAACTGATAtcacttttttttgttaaatcttTTGATGTAatgttttgaaataaaaaattttactcaCTTTTTAAGGGCCATTTAACAAAAAACAATGACATTGTAGTGAACCTTAATTTAACAatataattttaacaatgttaatagcttgacataattttttaaatctaaaaaatagagaaactaattttttaaaaataaaaatacataaactaaattttaaatttaaaaatatacaatAACATAGGGCATATTTTAATATAGTTAGTTACTTTAGTTGTTTTACTTAAACTCTTAAAATATCATTCTCTTATCACTTAGATTCTTTCTTAAGTTTAACCACCAATTTAGACATCAAATGTTAGTTCATATttgatatgaaatatatttaaaatacatatatcatatgttAAGCTCATTTATATCTTTTTACATGAATAACTTGAATATAACTTGTTAAACAAAACAATCATCATGACTTTTAGTGGTATTATGCGTTTTTCTAACATAAATATACATGCAATTAAACTTTGATCCatatatgttaaatatgtttCATATTAgatcttaattaaaatttaacactCAAAATGATATTAAACCGGTGAAAAAATCTTGATTGGTATCAGGGATAAAGCTAAaaatttgtttaggtaaataGAAATAAGATTATAAAATTCGAGGAGGCCAAAGttaaacattttttattaaaaggacctaattcaaattattaattaCTCAAAAGAGCTAGAATAATAAAATGTTCcatttaattaaaagttaaaaaaacaaaGCACCTAGAttggatcttttaattttggataggaacttaaaaaataaattatccaTTTAACCAAGAGGTTAAGGCCGCTAACTAGAGTTGTGTGTGGGtcaatttcaaaatgttttttaTGCTTAAGCCTATGGTCAGGTTAATCTAACCTATCCAACAAGcctattttactattaaaaataataagatatttatttgatattatatatattacaattaaaattaaaaattttaatatatatattttattatttaatttgaattcgTAATGGGTTTGATTAGCCTACATATAAAAAACATTATCCAAAGCCGAATTAAGTTGAATCGAATTTATCTAACCAGGCTAACTAATCACCGTTTCGACAAATTTACTGAATACGTACCTAATTGATAtgttattaaaactttaagattttaaatttatgGACTAATTAAGGACATTAGAAATAAAATAACGAAGATATCAATTAATCCGACGTGGCAGATCGTATTTGTTAAATAACTAACACCATCTAATGCTGAGCTGTACGCGGAATATTCCCTAATTTAGTAATTACCCACAAAACTTCTGTGACGTAATAATTATGATCCCTAATTAAAGACGGACTTGAAATCTAATTATTGTACAATTGATAGAAAGTTAAAATCCGCCTTTCCCACGGTCTTATATAAGTATCAGTTTCTGTTCGCCCAGGAAGGTTTAATCGTTTTGTTGTTCGCAGCCTTGGCAACCAAATCATCGCAATTTTGCAATATATTTTCCCCCTTTTATTTCCCTTGTCCGAAGAAACAACattgaaaaccctaaccctagccacatCTTCACCCAAATCTTTAATTATTTGCGCTTTTCTCATCAAAATTCATCAAATCATCGGAATCGGTTAGTTTCGATTTCAAATCTTTTATCCCTTTTCTCGAATCCGTCTTATATAATCTGCAAATCGATATCTGTACTGTGAATTAGTTTTGATTTAAGAATTACTTTATTTGTTGACCCTATTTTTCCTATCTCTTACGGTggaactgattttttttttaaattttaaaatatgtcagATGGCAGCTAAACCGCTTACAAGTGAAGCAATCGCTCTGACAGAAAAGAAGATGGACATGACATTGGGTGAGCTATTAGCTGTTTGCGCATTGTTAAGTTGTTCTTTTGACGAGAAACGGAtttctaattttttgtttttttctttggaTTTAGATGATATCATTAAAATGTCAAAAACTAGTTCAAATAAAACCAAGAAGCAGCGAAGGGTACTGGTAAGAAATTTCTTGCTCAAGGGAAAAAATATTGTTTCTAATATTGAGGTGATATtctaatattttctattttttacgaTCAGAATAAAGGTCCGAAACCTTTTAATAATGCTGCTAAAGCAAAGGCTTTGAAGGTTCGACAGTATATGGATTCGCGGTCCTCTGTCAGACAGGTGTGGATTTTTACTGCTGTTGATAAAAAATTCGCAGTACATTCTTGTTGCAGACATTGCCTTTAACCATGTATATTTGCTTTCTACTCTGTGTATGATAATCAGGGAGTTCTAGCTCAAAGAAGATCAAACATCCCGGGGAATCAATTCCCTTTGGCAGCTGAGGCTGCACGCAGGGCTGCAGTTGCCCCAGTTCGAATTAAGAATGTAAATGGCGTCAGGGTGGCTAATTTGAACAAACCTAGGTAAATGGATTTTAATAGCTCATATTGATGCTCTATGCTAGAAGCTATGATTCTAATAGCTGATTTTTTTCATTGAATCATTGCAGGTAAATAATGGATCTTCTACAATATTGATGACCTCTGGAAAGTGGTCCTGGTTAACTTAATTCAAGTTGCATGTTATGTGGAACTCcctatattttttattacttttcttGCGGAGAAGTGGCCTAACTTGGTGTTATcttgaaagtttagggtttttgtgCACGCTACCCAAAATAGTATGCTTTTAGTTCTTTATTTCCTTGATGTGCAATGCTCGTTAATCAGGTTAAGTGGTGCTGATCGTGGAATTGGTTTTCTGCCATATGGGATGGATATTGAAGCATGGAGTAGCaagtgttaaatgtgtttatcatGTTTGAAGTGGGTGGATCTAGAGAAGTAACATTACTAATTTGATAATTGCAATCGCACAAGAGCTGTATGCATGCATTCCGAGGAATGACGTTGTTATGTGATTGGACAAACTTTTTGAAATGTCAATTGGGTAGTCTGCTTACATGCTTATGTGTGCTGTAGCTCCATCTGCTTGGTCATTGCCCTGATTTTGATTTTCTTCATCAATTAGCTTTGGCCACTTAAGATTCTTTGACTAACACCTTTAGTCATTTGGAGGTTGCTTATCCATCAATTTTCACAACTAGTTTTAACCTGTCAGAGGCTATGGTTTAACCGAATGAGCCATTTTTTCCGAGTCTAGCATTGATTCTTCATTCTTCCAATCATTTCTAGGATGCCACTTAATTGCCTATTTTGTGACTGGGTTTTAGCTATGTTTGAGAACCTTGGATTGATAGTCACAGTAATACATGACTTGAAATGCATGCTTGTTGGCAAAGATAACAGTTTGCTGCCACTGGTGCCATCTTGAAATTTTCTAGCTAGAAGTGAAGCAGGAATAATATCGGATTGGGAGGAATTTTGAAAGGGACTTGGTTGTTTTTATCTAGTTAATTCGGATGTAAATTGACATCTATTATGCAACCTTTCATGGCATTTGCGAGTGTTGATTTTCTTCACAAGTTGGGGTTTGGAGGTTACTCAAACGGAAGTTTGCTGATTGTCTGACATTCTGGGAAATCAACCCTTGTGACTTCCCCCAGTTCTGCTATTGCATTGGagggttttctgtgtttttagTGGTAGCGCAGCATTCCCAGATTGAGCTTACCGGAAATTTGATGAGTACTTGCAAGCAGATGGTGATTTGTCTTATTTTATTGCTTGTTGGAAATAATTGCATTCTTCCTCTGATGAAAAGCTCCTCAAGTTTCACCGTATTGATTCTGGTTGCTGGACTTGTTGGGTGAAAGCTTTTCTCTTGTTGGACCTGCTCTCTTATTGTTTTTTACTGTTTCAGATATCCATTCATGGTTTTCATTTTCTTGGTGTAGGACTGGTGTACCACCTGTTCAGAGGAGGGCTAAGAATGGAGGTTTTGCAGCAAAGGTATTCTTCTATCTCAATGGAAGTCACATTTTCGTGATTTAAAGCATTTGAATGAATCGCATGTTACACAAGTAATTCTGTATTGATGTCAATTGGCAATTTTTATCTTTGTAGCCACGCCAGCACCAGCCGCAACGGCAACAAGAAGGGAATGTAGTTACAAAGCAAAGGCCTCATACACTGGATTCGTTGTTTGCCAATATGAAAAAAGAGCGAATGAATGGTCCTGCACAACGTAACGGCAGCAGTCGACAAAGAATGCCATGGAGAAGAGGCCGATTTGGCAACTGATGGTGTTGTGAGACGTAGTATTCCCCTCTGCTGCTGGACAAGCTGTTCAGCTTCTTCTATCTCGTCTTTTTTGGGCATGATAGATGCTTGTTTTTCTTACTTTCGCCATGAAAATAAACTCGCTTATGCGAACATTTTACGTGAGAAAGTGACAGTTCAGTTGTA
It includes:
- the LOC107923478 gene encoding mitochondrial inner membrane protein OXA1-like, with the protein product MSSYRHMSTTGSDKPDKFELIGDVVDVLKDTAVEAVASQAPAVNEVAVAAYDCWLPVASLQYVIDAVHSFTGLNWWASIAVTTLLIRGATLPLLINELKATTKMTAMKPRLVEMWEWLASKDVNSLSVVEVQNEIKKLFKEYGSTPFTPMIGLFIRCSIFISSYLAITTMAKKMPSFKCGGAYWFTDLTTPDSLYVFPILTALTFLITCNMQDGMEGKPASATKKIVSSVLAILTVPFTMNFPKAIFCYWITSNLFSISYGLVLKGPGVKKALGIPKIPD
- the LOC107924225 gene encoding uncharacterized protein, producing the protein MAAKPLTSEAIALTEKKMDMTLDDIIKMSKTSSNKTKKQRRVLNKGPKPFNNAAKAKALKVRQYMDSRSSVRQGVLAQRRSNIPGNQFPLAAEAARRAAVAPVRIKNVNGVRVANLNKPRTGVPPVQRRAKNGGFAAKPRQHQPQRQQEGNVVTKQRPHTLDSLFANMKKERMNGPAQRNGSSRQRMPWRRGRFGN